One Papaver somniferum cultivar HN1 chromosome 10, ASM357369v1, whole genome shotgun sequence genomic window carries:
- the LOC113318677 gene encoding chaperone protein dnaJ 49-like, translated as MEGNKDEAIRCIQIAESAIASGDKQRALKFIKIAQRLNKDISVDGLLAICETLDSKSSTSQDNKGKTGGQTSRESASSNGNLERTYTEEHVKMIREIRRNKDYYAILGVEKSSSVEEIRRAYKKLSLKVHPDKNQAPGSEEAFKKVCKAFKCLSEDDSRRQYDQVGLVDEFEHNQQHNVRRRTRRHTNDMFHDEFDPDEIFRSFFGQAEMFRTAHVYRTRGPTSQRREHVQEGGFNFMILLQLLPFLIIFLLAYLPFIEPDYSLQKNYTYQIPKVTENYGIEYFVKSSDFDHSYPAGSPNREKLEDTVEREYKNILSRYCHVELQRRQWNRNYPTPHCDKLQNLEVS; from the coding sequence ATGGAAGGTAATAAAGATGAAGCAATTAGATGTATTCAGATAGCTGAATCAGCTATTGCATCTGGAGATAAACAACGAGCATTGAAATTCATTAAGATTGCACAACGTCTGAATAAAGATATATCTGTTGATGGTTTACTAGCCATATGCGAAACTCTAGATTCAAAATCATCAACATCTCAAGATAATAAGGGTAAAACTGGAGGTCAGACTTCAAGAGAGTCTGCCTCGAGTAATGGTAATTTGGAACGAACTTATACTGAAGAACACGTTAAGATGATTCGTGAAATTAGGAGAAATAAAGATTACTACGCGATACTCGGTGTGGAAAAGAGTAGTTCAGTCGAAGAGATACGAAGGGCGTATAAGAAATTGTCTTTGAAAGTTCATCCCGATAAGAATCAAGCTCCAGGTTCGGAAGAAGCATTTAAGAAAGTCTGTAAGGCATTTAAGTGTTTGAGTGAAGATGATTCGAGAAGGCAGTATGATCAGGTTGGTTTGGTGGATGAATTCGAGCATAATCAGCAGCATAATGTTAGGAGGAGAACTAGAAGACATACGAATGATATGTTTCATGATGAATTCGATCCAGATGAGATATTTAGATCATTTTTTGGTCAAGCAGAGATGTTTCGCACTGCTCATGTGTACAGGACTAGAGGACCAACTAGTCAACGACGAGAACATGTTCAGGAAGGaggttttaattttatgattcttCTTCAGCTATTGCCGTTCTTGATTATATTCTTGCTTGCATATCTGCCTTTCATCGAGCCGGATTACTCATTGCAGAAGAATTACACGTACCAGATACCAAAGGTGACAGAGAATTATGGTATTGAATATTTTGTTAAATCATCTGATTTTGATCACTCTTACCCTGCGGGAAGTCCTAATAGAGAAAAACTTGAGGATACGGTGGAGAGAGAGTACAAAAATATACTTTCACGTTATTGCCATGTAGAACTTCAAAGGCGTCAATGGAACAGAAATTATCCCACACCTCACTGTGACAAGCTACAAAATCTCGAAGTTTCGTGA